A window from Micromonospora terminaliae encodes these proteins:
- the cbiQ gene encoding cobalt ECF transporter T component CbiQ yields MGAGHAHVLYRESSSPVHRLPPEVKIAAMVLFTVAVVATPRAAYWAFGGYALLVAAVAALARVGPRWLLGRALIELPFVLFAFALPFFGTGERVDVAGMSLSVDGLHGAWNILAKGTLGVLASLLLAATTTTRDLIVGLDRLRCPQILTQIATFMLRYLDVLVGEARRMRVARMSRGDDPRFLWQLRGFAAGVGALFLRAFERGERVYLAMVSRGYTGRMPAVWQGAGAATAGQWAAAATVPAIAVTIAAVALVLT; encoded by the coding sequence ATGGGCGCCGGTCACGCCCACGTGCTCTACCGCGAGTCGTCCTCGCCGGTGCACCGCCTTCCGCCGGAGGTGAAGATCGCCGCGATGGTGCTGTTCACCGTCGCGGTGGTCGCCACGCCCCGGGCCGCGTACTGGGCCTTCGGCGGTTACGCCCTGCTGGTCGCCGCCGTGGCGGCGCTGGCCCGGGTGGGGCCCCGCTGGCTGCTCGGCCGGGCGCTCATCGAGTTGCCGTTCGTGCTGTTCGCGTTCGCGCTGCCGTTCTTCGGCACCGGCGAGCGGGTCGACGTGGCGGGGATGAGCCTCTCCGTCGACGGGTTGCACGGCGCGTGGAACATCCTGGCCAAGGGCACGCTCGGCGTACTCGCGTCGCTCCTGCTGGCGGCGACCACGACGACGCGTGACCTCATCGTGGGCCTGGACCGGCTGCGCTGCCCGCAGATCCTCACCCAGATCGCCACCTTCATGCTGCGCTACCTGGACGTGCTGGTGGGCGAGGCGCGGCGGATGCGGGTGGCCCGGATGTCGCGGGGCGACGACCCGCGTTTCCTCTGGCAGCTCCGCGGGTTCGCCGCGGGGGTGGGCGCGCTCTTCCTGCGCGCCTTCGAGCGGGGCGAGCGGGTCTACCTGGCCATGGTCTCCCGTGGCTACACGGGCCGGATGCCGGCGGTGTGGCAGGGCGCGGGCGCGGCCACGGCCGGGCAGTGGGCGGCCGCCGCGACGGTGCCGGCGATCGCGGTCACCATCGCCGCCGTCGCGCTGGTCCTGACATGA
- a CDS encoding energy-coupling factor ABC transporter ATP-binding protein, translated as MIGYVQQSPSLDVRGVRYAYPDGHVALHGVDLTVPRGDRVALLGPNGAGKTTLVLHLNGILTPTEGTVSVGGLTVSRERETLAEIRRRVGIVFQDPDDQLFLPTVAEDVAFGPANLGLRGAELAARVDEALAAVGMAEHRDRAPHHLSFGQRRRVAVATVLAMRPEILVLDEPSSNLDPAARRELAEILRGLPVTLLMVTHDLPYAAELCDRSVILDAGRVVADAPTLELLSDERLLAEHRLELPYGFAPRPS; from the coding sequence ATGATCGGGTACGTGCAGCAGTCGCCCTCCCTGGACGTCCGTGGCGTCCGGTACGCGTACCCGGACGGTCACGTCGCCCTGCACGGGGTGGACCTGACCGTGCCGCGCGGCGACCGGGTGGCCCTGCTCGGGCCGAACGGCGCCGGCAAGACCACCCTGGTGCTGCACCTCAACGGCATTCTCACCCCGACCGAGGGCACGGTCAGCGTGGGCGGCCTGACGGTGAGCCGGGAGCGGGAGACGCTCGCCGAGATCCGCCGCCGGGTGGGCATCGTCTTCCAGGATCCCGACGACCAGCTCTTCCTGCCCACCGTGGCCGAGGACGTGGCGTTCGGGCCGGCCAACCTGGGGCTGCGCGGGGCGGAACTCGCGGCGCGGGTGGACGAGGCCCTCGCCGCGGTGGGGATGGCTGAGCACCGGGACCGCGCGCCGCACCACCTGTCGTTCGGGCAGCGCCGCCGGGTGGCGGTGGCCACCGTGCTGGCCATGCGCCCGGAGATCCTGGTGCTGGACGAGCCCTCGTCCAACCTCGATCCGGCCGCCCGCCGGGAGCTGGCGGAGATCCTGCGCGGCCTCCCGGTGACCCTGCTCATGGTCACGCACGACCTGCCGTACGCGGCGGAGCTCTGCGACCGGTCGGTGATCCTGGACGCCGGCCGGGTCGTCGCCGACGCGCCGACCCTGGAGCTGCTCTCCGACGAGCGCCTGCTCGCCGAGCACCGCCTGGAGCTGCCCTACGGCTTCGCCCCCCGCCCGTCCTGA
- a CDS encoding DsbA family protein, which translates to MSSRKGRKNAAQVVRAQIAREKRRTRTIWTSVAAVAVLVIAGLIGWAVYSSQKSETFTTPPGANPPGTAIVLGQGPVTVDLYEDYLCPVCKRFQETSGATINQLISEGKIRVNFHPVAFLNRFSTTEYSTRSSAAAGCAAQGGKFKEFTDQLFARQPAEGSAGLSDDELIDIGAGVGLDRDDFGSCVKDGKYKSWTEHVTDEASKSGVNSTPTIRVNGRDVEDRSPEGIRAAVEAAGK; encoded by the coding sequence ATGAGTAGTCGCAAGGGGCGGAAGAACGCGGCCCAGGTGGTCCGCGCCCAGATCGCCCGGGAGAAGCGGCGCACCCGCACGATCTGGACCTCGGTCGCCGCCGTGGCGGTGCTCGTGATCGCCGGACTGATCGGCTGGGCGGTCTACTCCAGCCAGAAGTCGGAGACCTTCACCACCCCGCCCGGCGCCAACCCGCCCGGCACCGCCATCGTCCTGGGCCAGGGCCCAGTCACCGTCGACCTCTACGAGGACTACCTCTGCCCGGTCTGCAAGCGGTTCCAGGAGACCAGCGGCGCGACGATCAACCAGTTGATCAGCGAGGGCAAGATCCGGGTGAACTTCCACCCGGTGGCCTTCCTCAACCGCTTCTCCACCACGGAATACTCCACCCGCTCCTCGGCCGCCGCCGGCTGCGCCGCACAGGGCGGCAAGTTCAAGGAGTTCACCGACCAGCTCTTCGCCCGCCAGCCGGCCGAGGGCAGCGCCGGGCTCAGCGACGACGAGCTCATCGACATCGGCGCGGGCGTCGGGCTCGACCGCGACGACTTCGGCTCCTGCGTCAAGGACGGGAAGTACAAGTCGTGGACCGAGCACGTCACCGACGAGGCCAGCAAGTCCGGCGTCAACAGCACCCCGACCATCCGCGTGAACGGCAGGGACGTCGAGGACCGCAGCCCCGAGGGCATCCGGGCGGCCGTGGAGGCGGCCGGCAAGTGA
- a CDS encoding MauE/DoxX family redox-associated membrane protein, whose amino-acid sequence MTVTAHPTRAGRWPAVRPWLGIAARFGLAAVWLVAGASKIDDLAASGRAVNAYQVMPYDLATVIGAALPFVELALGVLLLVGLATRVTAGVSAALLVVFITGIASAWARGLSIDCGCFGSGGQLAAGQAPSYLPEILRDLGFLVLAGFLLSWPRTPFSVDGWLAGDTVEVDDE is encoded by the coding sequence ATGACCGTGACCGCACACCCCACCCGGGCCGGCCGCTGGCCCGCCGTCCGGCCCTGGCTCGGCATCGCGGCCCGCTTCGGCCTGGCCGCCGTCTGGCTGGTCGCCGGCGCCTCGAAGATCGACGACCTGGCCGCCTCCGGCCGTGCGGTCAACGCCTACCAGGTGATGCCGTACGACCTGGCCACCGTGATCGGCGCGGCGCTGCCCTTCGTCGAGCTGGCGCTCGGGGTGCTCCTGCTCGTGGGGCTGGCCACCCGGGTGACGGCCGGCGTCTCCGCCGCACTGCTGGTGGTCTTCATCACCGGCATCGCCTCGGCCTGGGCCCGTGGCCTGTCCATCGACTGCGGGTGCTTCGGCAGCGGCGGACAACTCGCCGCCGGCCAGGCACCGAGCTACCTCCCGGAGATCCTCCGGGACCTGGGATTCCTCGTACTGGCCGGGTTCCTGCTGAGCTGGCCCCGCACCCCGTTCTCGGTGGACGGCTGGCTGGCGGGCGACACCGTGGAGGTCGACGATGAGTAG
- a CDS encoding sigma-70 family RNA polymerase sigma factor gives MIPAPRDTSAGRPAAASEPARDSATGWALAAREGDPAAQAAFVRATQAEVWRFAAALVDPDSADDLTQETYLRAFRALPGFEGRSTARTWLLGIARRACADHLRTVVRRRRLDARLAAHAATERPHPDPAGQLGATDLVRRLPADRRSAFVLTQLLGLSYAEAAAVEGVPVGTIRSRVARARDELVEAAGDALTG, from the coding sequence GTGATCCCTGCCCCGCGCGACACCTCCGCCGGCCGCCCCGCGGCCGCGAGCGAGCCTGCCCGGGACAGCGCGACCGGCTGGGCGCTGGCCGCCCGCGAGGGCGACCCGGCGGCCCAGGCCGCCTTCGTCCGGGCCACCCAGGCCGAGGTGTGGCGCTTCGCCGCCGCCCTGGTCGACCCGGACAGCGCCGACGACCTGACCCAGGAGACGTACCTGCGGGCGTTCCGGGCGCTGCCCGGCTTCGAGGGGCGGTCCACGGCACGGACCTGGCTGCTCGGCATCGCCCGGCGGGCCTGCGCCGACCACCTCCGCACCGTGGTCCGCCGCCGGCGCCTGGACGCGCGGCTCGCCGCGCACGCGGCCACCGAGCGGCCCCACCCGGACCCGGCCGGGCAGCTCGGGGCCACCGACCTGGTCCGCCGGCTCCCCGCCGACCGGCGCTCGGCGTTCGTGCTCACCCAGCTGCTCGGCCTGTCGTACGCCGAGGCCGCCGCCGTGGAGGGGGTGCCCGTGGGCACCATCCGCTCGCGCGTCGCCCGGGCCCGCGACGAGCTGGTCGAGGCCGCCGGCGACGCGCTGACCGGTTGA